One window of the bacterium genome contains the following:
- a CDS encoding type II toxin-antitoxin system HicA family toxin has product MPRKIRQLIADLEKVGFVNRGGKGSHRNFLHPKCPYIVRLSGNPGTDALPYQGKAVKRALKEVTR; this is encoded by the coding sequence ATGCCGCGTAAAATACGACAACTTATTGCGGATTTAGAAAAAGTCGGCTTTGTTAATAGGGGAGGCAAAGGTAGCCATAGAAATTTTTTACACCCCAAGTGTCCTTACATTGTTCGGCTGTCAGGAAATCCTGGAACAGATGCATTGCCCTATCAGGGAAAAGCGGTAAAACGAGCATTAAAGGAGGTTACGCGATGA